One window of Choloepus didactylus isolate mChoDid1 chromosome 26, mChoDid1.pri, whole genome shotgun sequence genomic DNA carries:
- the LOC119520735 gene encoding olfactory receptor 13A1-like has translation MESSSGVMPGHFGKFNQTLVTEFILQGFAEHPELRLPLLGCFFFLYTMAFMGNTLIITIITCSSGLHSPMYFFLLNLATMDIICTSSVLPKVLAGLALEGNTISFQGCMSQLFFLALSLSSELLLLTVMAYDRYVAICWPLHYGTLMSLRVCLVLTVAVWAVCALVFSIHTGLMAQLSFCGPNIITHFFCEIPPLLLLSCSPTYINSFMTILTDAFYGCINFLLTLVSYGYIISSILHIRSAEGKWKAFSTCSSHLIVVFIYYSAVFCAYISPASSYRPERNKLAGVLYTTVSPTLNPLIYTLRNKEVKAALGKLFSFCRH, from the coding sequence ATGGAGTCAAGCTCAGGAGTCATGCCTGGTCACTTTGGTAAGTTCAACCAGACACTGGTGACAGAGTTCATTCTGCAGGGGTTTGCAGAGCACCCAGAGCTGCGGCTTCCCCTGCTTGGCTGCTTCTTCTTCCTCTACACCATGGCCTTCATGGGCAACACTCtgatcatcaccatcatcacctgCAGCTCTGGCCTCCACagccccatgtactttttcctgtTGAACCTGGCCACCATGGACATCATCTGCACTTCCTCTGTGCTGCCCAAGGTGCTGGCAGGCCTGGCCTTGGAGGGAAACACCATCTCCTTTCAGGGGTGTATGTCCCagcttttctttcttgccttGTCTCTGTCTTCTGAGCTGCTGCTACTCACAGTAATGGCCTATGACCGTTATGTGGCCATCTGCTGGCCACTGCATTATGGGACCCTGATGAGTCTACGGGTCTGCCTGGTGCTAACTGTTGCAGTCTGGGCTGTCTGTGCCCTGGTATTCTCCATCCACACTGGTCTGATGGCACAGCTGTCCTTCTGTGGCCCCAACATCATCACTCACTTCTTCTGTGAGATCCCCCCACTTCTGCTGCTCTCCTGCAGTCCCACCTATATAAACAGCTTCATGACTATCTTGACTGATGCCTTCTATGGATGCATCAACTTCCTGCTCACCCTGGTGTCCTATGGCTACATTATTTCCAGCATCCTACACATCCGCTCAGCTGAGGGGAAGTGgaaggccttctccacctgctcctctcacctcattgtggtctttatCTACTACTCAGCTGTGTTCTGTGCCTACATCAGTCCAGCCTCTAGCTACAGACCTGAGAGAAACAAACTGGCTGGAGTGCTTTACACAACTGTGAGCCCCACCCTAAACCCACTCATCTACACACTGAGGAACAAGGAGGTCAAGGCAGCCCTAGGGAAACTCTTCTCCTTTTGTAGACATTAA